One stretch of Planctomicrobium piriforme DNA includes these proteins:
- a CDS encoding beta strand repeat-containing protein, which yields MCQQLESRLLMTIDFTFVYAGGNTIGFNDPVNGSTYRSQLESCADTLGTWFETDTTIKIRVTSESDPSGNWLASASPIDTSVVHTQGFNNGGIPWIKATGGGDANGTGNDANIEVNFANSFATGLGVGAGQEDLVATYMHELMHAIGFVSNVTQGGGSYFDTSTQWSLYDKYLSDANGTPIINQTTFVLNKTLWNTVKVGGTSPSTGLFFNGPNARAANGNQPVALYSPAVWAQGSSDGSHVRDNSGSINVDDYLMVANGVSGRVNGRVLNPVEFAMMKDAGLNMVQPGLDLVQTDGSTIVTESGGTDTFSVRLKTRPLANVIVNVGNSNAGEVSLDKLQLTFTPDNWNVPQIVTATGVADHQIDPDAAVGIDLTFAQRDDTYKFAGTAAFTATNVNADFPVPARTYVVTTLLDQPLNGAGDTDGLLSLREALAAANANSAFGDALPGSPDFADSITFAPELGGGTISLGGVLSITDDLTITGPGAGSQTIDGQNLYQIFNIALTDFTGQVNISGLTLTNGNNSMGGAVFSLGADLALSGMSFQSNHASYQGGAVFQMTGALSVTDSVFNGNTADDGGGAIHADGGPLLEIHRSTFTGNTAKYGGAIDSFANELILQDSTLSGNFASSLGGAMILDNSSAKISNSTLVLNSAGGNGGAIYNERGELVLRNTTVVGNRANADNIPGGNGGGVWTFNATDTSTAIYNSIVAGNYTGLTLNANQTMGSADEFKGKALVAMSSHNIIGTTSSAGGLTNGTNGNLLAVNWTTVVANLLVSGIKAPDLKNNGGPTKTVALIANSPALNAGNANEAVDASGNALASDQRGTGFLRSSGSTIDIGAFETQVNVAPVIASFDGNVAFAGPAVVLDADATVSDSDSLDFSAGKLTVSLTANGQGSDVLAIRNQGTGTGQIGVSDSNVTFAGVVIGTFTGGKNKVGLSITFNANATPSAVQALLRNITFINSTATRSTVTRTVRVIVTDGDGGTSVAVTKSITVAAPNDPPVVGAFAGGVNYSPGGNAVALDDDATVNDADSANFDSGTLTISLTANGQSTDVLAIRNDGTGAGQIGVSGGNVSFGGVTIGTFTGGTSKVGLKITFNASSTPVAIQALLRAITFKSTLANPVTTARTVRAILTDGDGGTSAAVTKAINIV from the coding sequence GATTTCACGTTCGTCTATGCCGGCGGCAACACGATCGGCTTCAACGATCCGGTGAATGGATCAACATACCGGAGCCAGCTGGAGTCCTGTGCCGATACTCTGGGAACGTGGTTTGAGACGGATACGACCATCAAGATCCGCGTGACCAGCGAATCTGATCCCTCAGGCAACTGGCTGGCGAGTGCCTCGCCGATTGATACGAGCGTGGTGCATACCCAAGGGTTCAACAACGGGGGCATCCCGTGGATCAAGGCGACCGGGGGCGGGGATGCCAACGGGACCGGGAACGACGCCAATATCGAAGTGAACTTCGCGAACTCGTTCGCAACAGGGCTCGGAGTCGGTGCGGGTCAGGAAGACCTGGTGGCGACCTACATGCACGAACTGATGCATGCGATCGGCTTCGTGTCGAACGTCACTCAGGGGGGCGGATCCTACTTCGATACGAGCACGCAGTGGAGCCTGTATGACAAGTATCTGAGCGATGCGAACGGGACGCCGATCATCAATCAGACCACCTTTGTCCTCAACAAGACTTTGTGGAATACGGTGAAGGTCGGCGGAACGAGCCCGAGCACTGGACTGTTTTTCAATGGACCGAATGCCAGGGCCGCCAATGGCAATCAGCCTGTGGCTCTGTATTCACCGGCGGTCTGGGCACAGGGTTCCAGCGACGGTTCACATGTTCGGGACAACAGCGGCTCGATCAACGTGGATGACTATTTGATGGTGGCCAACGGCGTCTCAGGTCGCGTCAACGGCCGCGTCCTGAATCCCGTCGAGTTCGCGATGATGAAAGATGCCGGCTTGAACATGGTTCAGCCCGGTCTCGATCTTGTGCAGACCGATGGGAGTACCATCGTCACCGAGTCAGGTGGAACGGATACCTTCTCCGTCAGACTGAAAACGCGGCCGCTGGCCAATGTCATTGTGAATGTGGGGAACTCGAATGCCGGCGAAGTTTCGCTGGACAAGCTGCAGCTGACGTTCACGCCGGATAACTGGAATGTTCCCCAGATCGTGACTGCGACAGGCGTCGCAGATCATCAGATCGATCCCGACGCGGCTGTCGGCATTGATCTGACATTCGCGCAGCGGGACGATACCTACAAGTTCGCCGGAACAGCAGCGTTCACTGCAACAAACGTGAACGCGGACTTTCCGGTTCCTGCTCGTACCTATGTCGTCACGACGCTGCTCGATCAACCGCTCAACGGAGCAGGGGATACGGACGGCCTGTTGAGTTTAAGGGAAGCATTGGCCGCGGCGAACGCAAACTCTGCTTTTGGCGATGCCCTGCCTGGCTCCCCTGATTTCGCGGATTCGATCACCTTTGCTCCGGAACTGGGGGGCGGCACGATTTCTCTGGGAGGAGTGCTGTCCATCACGGACGATCTCACGATCACGGGTCCGGGAGCCGGCAGCCAGACGATTGACGGCCAGAATCTCTATCAGATCTTCAACATCGCCCTAACCGATTTCACGGGTCAGGTGAATATCAGCGGGTTGACTTTGACCAATGGAAACAACTCGATGGGCGGCGCGGTTTTCAGTTTGGGAGCTGACCTCGCACTGTCCGGAATGAGTTTCCAGTCAAACCATGCCAGCTATCAGGGTGGCGCCGTCTTTCAGATGACCGGAGCACTCTCGGTGACGGACAGTGTTTTCAACGGCAATACGGCCGATGACGGCGGCGGAGCCATTCACGCCGACGGGGGGCCGTTGCTGGAAATTCATCGGTCCACATTCACCGGCAATACCGCGAAGTACGGAGGGGCCATCGACTCGTTTGCGAATGAGCTCATCCTGCAGGACAGCACTCTCAGCGGGAACTTCGCTTCCAGCCTGGGGGGCGCGATGATTCTCGACAATTCCAGCGCGAAGATTTCGAACAGCACGCTGGTTTTGAACTCCGCCGGCGGAAACGGCGGCGCGATCTATAATGAGCGCGGCGAACTCGTGCTGCGTAACACCACGGTCGTCGGCAATCGCGCGAATGCAGACAACATCCCCGGCGGAAACGGCGGAGGCGTCTGGACGTTCAATGCGACAGATACCAGTACGGCAATTTACAACAGCATCGTCGCCGGCAATTACACAGGGCTGACGCTCAATGCCAATCAGACGATGGGCAGCGCAGATGAGTTCAAGGGCAAAGCTCTCGTCGCGATGTCGAGTCACAACATCATCGGGACGACATCGTCCGCAGGCGGACTGACGAACGGAACCAATGGCAACCTCCTGGCAGTCAACTGGACGACTGTCGTCGCCAATCTGCTTGTGTCTGGAATCAAGGCGCCGGACCTGAAAAACAACGGCGGCCCAACGAAAACGGTCGCCTTGATCGCGAACAGCCCGGCACTCAATGCAGGGAACGCGAACGAGGCCGTCGATGCGAGCGGCAACGCTTTGGCCAGCGATCAACGGGGAACAGGCTTCCTGAGAAGCTCGGGCAGCACGATCGACATCGGAGCGTTCGAGACGCAGGTCAATGTTGCGCCAGTGATTGCCAGCTTTGACGGCAACGTCGCGTTCGCAGGGCCTGCTGTTGTGCTCGATGCCGATGCCACCGTCAGCGATAGCGATTCACTCGATTTCAGCGCAGGCAAGCTGACTGTTTCGCTGACGGCGAATGGACAGGGGAGCGACGTGCTGGCGATTCGCAACCAGGGAACAGGCACAGGCCAGATCGGCGTTTCCGACAGCAACGTCACGTTTGCGGGAGTCGTGATTGGCACATTCACTGGCGGAAAGAACAAAGTCGGACTGAGCATCACGTTCAATGCGAATGCGACGCCATCGGCAGTTCAGGCTCTGCTGCGGAATATCACATTCATCAATTCGACGGCGACCCGTTCGACGGTCACTCGGACGGTTCGAGTGATTGTGACCGACGGCGATGGGGGAACGAGCGTTGCCGTGACGAAATCAATCACGGTCGCGGCCCCGAATGATCCACCCGTGGTGGGCGCTTTTGCCGGCGGCGTGAATTATTCACCAGGCGGCAACGCCGTCGCTCTTGATGACGATGCGACGGTCAATGACGCTGATTCGGCCAATTTCGATTCCGGCACGCTGACGATCTCACTCACAGCGAATGGTCAGAGCACCGATGTTCTCGCCATCCGCAATGATGGAACAGGCGCCGGGCAGATCGGCGTTTCCGGAGGGAACGTCAGCTTTGGCGGCGTCACGATCGGGACATTCACCGGCGGGACCAGCAAGGTGGGACTCAAGATCACCTTCAACGCAAGCTCGACGCCGGTGGCGATTCAGGCTCTCCTGAGGGCGATCACGTTCAAGAGTACGCTGGCGAATCCCGTGACCACCGCCAGAACAGTGCGGGCAATCCTGACCGATGGCGATGGCGGAACCAGCGCGGCGGTGACGAAAGCGATCAATATTGTGTGA